The Corvus cornix cornix isolate S_Up_H32 chromosome 12, ASM73873v5, whole genome shotgun sequence genome includes a window with the following:
- the LOC104683407 gene encoding histone H1.8 — protein MVPLSAAKPAGVAQCFRAQHPPTLQMVKEALQAHDEKKGASVVAIKRFILAKYPTVDPIRLKYLLKQALSKGLSCGDLVRPHNSSSVGATGTYKLALKKPLHKQQVGQADPDRRQAPKPRQKGTTKASVAGAQQQGAAKQKPTATKQQPKAKPASGQSRAAEKPRSVRAKHPRTADRPRAHGTGPSEPLRTASHHQAPRKGHSGPSAALAAENAGGGESDSSSGAGVKGPQKAPRGKSKGKVPKGAQQDAPKAQAGQDQARKPRVTPGAGQGKARLKKAAPTAGDRKAP, from the exons ATGGTGCCTCTTTCAGCAGCCAAACCCGCTGGCGTGGCCCAGTGCTTTCGGGCCCAGCACCCTCCAACCCTGCAGATGGTCAAGGAGGCACTGCAGGCCCATGATGAGAAGAAGGGTGCCTCAGTCGTTGCCATCAAGCGTTTCATCCTGGCCAAGTACCCCACTGTGGACCCCATCCGCCTCAAGTACCTGCTGAAGCAGGCGCTGAGCAAGGGGCTGAGCTGCGGGGACCTGGTGCGGCCCCACAACTCTTCTTCTGTGGGAGCCACTGGCACCTACAAG CTAGCCCTCAAGAAGCCACTGCACAAGCAGCAGGTGGGCCAGGCAGATCCTGACAGAAGGCAGGCTCCAAAGCCAAGACAGAAAGGGACCACCAAGGCCTCTGTGGCAGGAGCACAACAGCAAG GTGCCGCGAAGCAGAAGCCAACAGccacaaagcagcagccaaaggCGAAGCCTGCGAGT ggCCAGTCACGAGCAGCAGAGAAGCCCAGGAGCGTTAGAGCAAAGCACCCTCGAACTGCTGACCGGCCCCGGGCTCATGGCACAGGGCCTTCGGAGCCCCTGAGAACTGCCAGCCACCACCAGGCCCCCCGAAAAGGACACTCAGGACCCAGcgcagctctggctgctgagAATGCAGGAGGGGGTGAAAGTGACAGTTCTTCAGGTGCTGGGGTGAAGGGGCCCCAAAAGGCCCCCAGGGGAAAGAGCAAGGGGAAGGTGCCCAAGGGGGCACAGCAGGATGCCCCCAAGGCACAGGCAGGTCAAGACCAGGCAAGGAAGCCCCGGGTGactccaggagctgggcaggggaaggcCAGGCTGAAGAaggcagctcccacagcaggggACAGAAAGGCTCCATAA